In bacterium, the genomic window AGACGGCTTGGCGAGGGTCGAATTGATGAAGCAAACACTACCGTTGGACAAACTCTTGGAATCTCAATCATTCTTGGTGCGTTGATTGCTATTTTTGGTCTGTTGCTTGGAAAACCATTGTTAAAGCTTATGGGGGCTTCAGAAGCAATCATGTCCGATTCTTTAGCTTATCTTACCATAATACTCGGTTTTTCGATATTCAACTTCACAAACATGACAGGGAACAATCTCGTGAGGGCGGGCGGTCATCCAATAGTTCCCATGGTTGCAATGATCTCGGGTGCTGCGATAAATATCATACTCGATCCAATTTTTATATACACCCTCAAAATGGGTGTCAAAGGTGCGGCTATAGCAACCGTTATTGCGCAGGTAATAGTTACCTTGATTCTATTCTATTATCTTTTCGGAAACAGAACCGATTTCAGAGTTAAGTTAAGGCATTATATTCCTCGATTTAAAGTCTGGACTGAGATTTATAGGATAGGAGGACCCCACACGCTCATGTCGCTTGTTGGAAGCGTAGCAATGGCGTTTGTCATATCGATTGCGGCCCCTTTTGGCGATCAAGTCATAGCCGCCTACGGAATCCTTTTCAGTTTTTTCCAACTAGGATTCATGCCCTGTATAGGCATCTCGACAGGCGCTTTACCCCTTATCGGTTACAACTATGGAGCGAAGAATTACTTGCGCGTCCGAAGCACTATACGGAGGACCTTTCTCGCATCAATGGCAATTACAACAGGTATATCCGTCATCG contains:
- a CDS encoding MATE family efflux transporter, giving the protein MTSETTASNTPGSINKRRSDLMGSEPIGKLLWQFSLPGVIAMLVNATYNIVDRIFVGGLGPSAIASLTVVFPLQMIIIAIGSGTGIGAASLVSRRLGEGRIDEANTTVGQTLGISIILGALIAIFGLLLGKPLLKLMGASEAIMSDSLAYLTIILGFSIFNFTNMTGNNLVRAGGHPIVPMVAMISGAAINIILDPIFIYTLKMGVKGAAIATVIAQVIVTLILFYYLFGNRTDFRVKLRHYIPRFKVWTEIYRIGGPHTLMSLVGSVAMAFVISIAAPFGDQVIAAYGILFSFFQLGFMPCIGISTGALPLIGYNYGAKNYLRVRSTIRRTFLASMAITTGISVIAITFPEALVKLFVLFQKDSSTQDVAGFVKLASHAMRIAFIGFPFVGPQIAFTSFFQGTGKGLPSAIIGISRQLLLLVPAVYILTTLFGQNGLWFALPISDTLAFIFSAIWATIAMCRMGIGLWGKCNKSKSTGK